In the Sandaracinus amylolyticus genome, CGCGTGGATCACCATCACGCGCCCCGCATCGCTCCACGCGTCGGACACCACCACGTCGTCGAGCCCATCGCCGTTCAGATCGCCGACGCGCCACGGCGCGATCGCCCCCTCGATCCACAGCTCCGACTCCTCGAGCGCGAGCTCGCCCCCGATGTCGCCGCCGTAGACGACGTACACGCGGGCCGCGCGCAGTGGCTCGCCCGTTCCGTCGCGCCGCGGCGCCATGCTGCCGATCGCCAGCTCGTCGCGCCCGTCGGCATCGAGATCGCCGATCACCGCGAGCGCGATGCCCGCGCGCTCGTCGTCCTCGCTGCCGATCAGCACCGCGCTCGCGTCCTCGACGCGGAGCGCGCCGCGCAGTGGCCCGCGGAACACGAGCACACGACCCGGGTTCAGGCCCGGCACCCCGAGCAGGTACGTGTCGAAGGGCAGCCCGATCGCGAGATCGATCTCGCCGTCGCCGTCGAGATCCCCACCCGCCACGGCGAACGGGTGGGCGTCGAGCACCCGGGGCAACGTCAGCGTCGCGCGCACCGTGCGCGCCCAGTCGCCCACCATCACGTCGACGCGCGGCTCGTACTCGCGCGCGCCGATCGCGTCGACGACCTCGCGGTAGACGCCCATCGCGAGATCGTCTCGACCATCACCGTCGACGTCGCCGAGCGTCGCGAGCTGTCCGCCGGGGAGCTCGCCGCCGCTCCCCCCGAGCGTGGCCGCAGGGAACGCGTCGGTGGTCAGCGGGCCCTCGAACACCACCACGCCGCCCGCGGTCGGACGTGCGCCGGCGCCGAGGGTCAGCGCGCCGATCGCGAGGTCCAGCGCCGCGCTGCCGCCGAGCTCTCCCGCCGCGAGCTGGACCTGCGCGTTCTGCGGGAGCAGGTAGCCCGAGAGCGTGTCGGCGTCGCGCACGCCCTCGTAGGGTCCGGGCGCGAACAGCACCCGGCTCGTCGTGCCCGCGCTCGCCTCGCCGACGACCAGATCGGCCGCGCCGTCGGCGTCGAGATCGGCGCGCGCGAGCGCCGCGCCGAGGTGCCCGTGGACGCGCGTCCCGTCGACGCGCGCCTCGGCCGTGCTGAGCGAGCGCTCTCCCGCGAACGGCCCGAGCGCGACGTACACCGAGCCCGCGGCGCGCGTCTCGCCCACCGCGCGGTACGGCGCGCCGATCGCGAGGTCGAGCGTGCCGTCGCGATCCGCATCGAGCGCGACGACCGCGGCGCCTGCGACGTCGAGCGCGCGCTCTCCGAGCAGCACCGCGTCGGCGTCGCGCTCGTCGAGCGCACCGCGCAGTCGACAGTCCGCGCCGTCGCCCTCGCAGTCCTCGAGCACGCCGGTGCCGCAGATCTCGGGCGCGCCCGGGTAGCGCGTGGTGTCCGTGTCGTCGCAGTCGAGCGCGGTCGCGACGGTGCCGGGCGCGGGCACGCACCCGACGTGGGCCCGCGAAGGATCGCCGTGGCCGTCGCCGTCGCGATCCTCGAACGACGTGACCGGCTCGGCGCCGCCGGGGCACGCGGGGCGCTCGTGCGAGAGCGCGCATCCCGAGAGGACGAGCGCGAGCAAAGCGAGGTGATGCATGCGGCCGAGCGTGCGCGCGCTCGGTCGCGCGCCACGAGTTAAGCCGATTAAGCCGTTGTGTCGTGACCACGCCCTCCTACTTCACCGACCAGGAGGTGTCCGTGGCCAAGATGCGTGCGGTGCAGGTCTCGCGTCGCGGCGGGCCGCTCGAGCAGGTCGAGCGCGAGGTCCCCCAGCCGCGCGCGGGCGAGGCGCGGATCGCGGTGCGCGCGTGCGGCGTCTGCCACAGCGACGCCGCGGTGGTCGAGGGCGCGCTGCCGGGGCTCGAGTATCCGCGGGTGCCCGGCCACGAGGTGGCCGGGGTCATCGACGCGCTCGGGCCCGGCGTCACGGCGTGGAAGCTCGGCGACTACGTCGGCGTGGGCTGGAACGGCGGCTACGACGGCACCTGCGACGCGTGCCGGCGCGGCCGCTTCTTCGGATGCGTCGCGACCAAGATCACCGGCGCCAGCTTCGACGGCGGGTATGCCGAGCACATGATCGCGCCGGTCAGCGCGCTGGTGCGCTTGCCCAGCGAGCTCTCGCCGATCGACGCCGCGCCGCTCATGTGCGCCGGCGTCACCACCTTCAACGCGCTGCGCAACAGCGGCGCGCGGCCCGGCGACCTCGTCGCGATCCACGGCATCGGCGGGCTCGGCCACCTCGGCGTGCAGTTCGCCGCGCGCATGGGCTTCCGCACCGTCGCGATCGCGCGCGGGAGCGACAAGGAGCCGCTCGCGAAGCAGCTCGGCGCGACGCGCTACATCGACAGCCAGGCCGTCGATCCCGTCGAGGAGCTGACCAAGCTCGGCGGCGCGACCGCGATCCTCGCGACGGTCACCAGCGGCAAGGCGATGAGCGCGATCCTCGGCGGGCTCGGGCCCGCGGGACGGCTGATCGTGATCGGCGCCACGCCCGACCCGATCGAGGGGAACGCCTACGCGCTCATCAGCGGCGCACGATCGATCCAGGGCGCGTACTCGGGCACCTCGATCGACTCCCAGGACACCGCCGCGTTCAGCCTGCTCACCGGCGTGCGATCGATGAACGAGATCTTCCCGTTCTCCGAGGCGCCCCAGGCCTACGCCCGCATGATGAGCGGCAAGGCGCGCTTCCGCGTGGTGCTGACGATGAACGGCTGACCGGCTACCGTTCGGGCGATGCCGCGCGCTGCGATCCTGGTCGTCGACGACGAGAAGAACATCCTGAGCACGCTCTCTCGCGCGCTGCGCGTCGAGGACTTCGACGTCGACGTCGCGGGCAGCGCCGAGATCGCGCTCGAGAAGGCGCGGGTGCGCGCCTACGACGCGTACCTCGTCGACGTGAACATGCCGGGCATGGACGGGCTCTCGCTCATCCGCGCGCTGCGCGACGCGCAGATCGACGCGCCGGTGCTGGTGATGAGCGGGCAGGGCACGATCGAGACCGCGGTCGAGGCGACGCGCCTCGGCGCCCACGACTTCCTCGAGAAGCCGATCGGCACCGATCGACTGCTGCTCTCGCTCGAGCGCGCGCTGCAGTTCACCAAGCTCGCGCACGAGAACGAGTCGCTGCGCGAGCGGGTGGGCGAGTCGACGGGCCTCATCGGCGAGAGCGCGCCGATGCGCGGGCTGCGCGATCAGATCTCGCTCGCCGCGAGCGCGAGCGCGAACGTGCTGATCATGGGCGAGCGCGGCACCGGCAAGGAGCTGGTCGCGGCGGCGATCCACCGCGGGAGCAAGCGCAACAAGGGTCCCTTCGAGAAGCTCAACTGCGCCGCGGTGCCGAGCGAGCTGATCGAGAGCGAGCTCTTCGGGCACGAGGCGGGCGCGTTCACCGGCGCGACCAAGCAGCGGCGCGGCAAGTTCGAGCGCGCGACCAAGGGCACGCTCTTCCTCGACGAGGTGGGCGACATGCCCTCGCCGATGCAGGCGAAGCTGCTGCGCGTGCTGCAGGAGGGCGAGATCGAACGGGTGGGCGGCGGCGATCTGCTGAAGGTCGACGTGCGGGTGGTCGCGGCGACGAACAAGCCGCTCAAGAAGGAGATCGAGGAGGGACGGTTCCGCGCCGATCTCTTCGATCGACTGAACGTGGTGCCGCTGCGGGTGCCGAGCCTGCGCGAGCGCATCGAGGACGTGCCGATGCTCGCGGGGCACTTCCTGCGCATCGCGTGCGCGGCGAACGATCGTCGCGGCAAGAGCTTCAGCGAGGGCGCGCTGGCGCAGCTCGGGAGGCACGACTTCCCGGGCAACGTGCGCGAGCTACGGAACCTGGTGGAGCGGCTGGTGATCCTGGTGCCGGGCGACGTGATCCACGAGAGCGACGTGCGCGCGCACGTGGGGCAGGGCGGGGCGAGCACGGGCGGCGGGTACTACCGGCCGGGCGCGCACCTCGAGGACATGGTGAAGGAGGCCGAGCGCGACCTGGTGCTGCGCGCGCTCGAGCACCACCAGGGGCACATCACGCGCACTGCGGCGGATCTCGGGCTGGAGCGGAGTCATCTGTACAAGAAGATGAAGGCCCTCGGGATCCGTAGAGATGCGACTGGGGAAGTGGACGAGTAGGTCTCGGCGAGAGGCGCGGGGTAGTGGGTCCGACGCCCGGGTGCTCGCGGGCTGCTGTCATGAAGGGCGCAAGCTTCGGGAAGCGGTGGTCGCATCGCGGCGCGCGCTTCGCGCCGCTTGCCGCGATGCTCAGGACAGTCTGTGGTCGGCCTCTGCGAGCCCCCGTCGCACGAGGGCGTCGGACCCACTACCCCGCGCCCGGTACCGCGGTTCTGCCGTCTCGATGGGTTGGGCTGGGGCGGCTCGCGACGTGGCCGCGCTTCGCCGCGTCCACGACGCTCGCGGTTCGGGCTCTGCTTCGCACTCGCCCGGAATCGTCGGGCTCTGCTTCGCACTCGCCCGGATCGAGCGGTGAGGCGACGGCACGCGCGGAGCGCGGGACGGCGACGCGTGAGTGCGTGAGGAGGCGACGGCACGCGCGGAGCGCGGGACGGCGACGGTGGTGGAGAGGCGACGGCACGCGCGGAGCGCGGGACGGCGACGGTGGTGATGCGTGAGGAGGCGACGGCACGCGCGTGAGCGCGGGACGGCGACGGTGGTGGAGAGGCGACGGCACGCGCGGAGCGCGGGACGGCGACGGTGGTGATGCGTGAGGAGGCGACGGCACGCGCGTGAGCGCGGGACGGCGACGGTGGTGGAGGCGAGCGCGCGGCGTGCGGGCTGGACGTGCGATCGCGCGGAAGCGTTCTGGCGCGCTGGATGGCTCCGCCGAGTCGCGCGGAAGCGTTCTGGCGCGTCGGACGGCTTCGCCGAATCGCGCGGAAGCGTTCTGGCGCGTCGGATCCGCTGCGCCGAATCGCGCGGAGGCGTTCTGGCGCGCTGGATGGCTCCGCCGAATCGCGCAGGAGCGTTCTGGCGCGCTGGACGGCTCCGCCGGATCGCGCGGAGGCGCTCCGGTCCGCCGGAACGCTTCCGCGGGGTCGCGCGGAACGCACGGATCTCGCGATCGCGGGCTCGCCGCTGCGGCGCTGGGCGCTGCCCGCGGACGGAGCTGAA is a window encoding:
- a CDS encoding sigma-54-dependent transcriptional regulator, with amino-acid sequence MPRAAILVVDDEKNILSTLSRALRVEDFDVDVAGSAEIALEKARVRAYDAYLVDVNMPGMDGLSLIRALRDAQIDAPVLVMSGQGTIETAVEATRLGAHDFLEKPIGTDRLLLSLERALQFTKLAHENESLRERVGESTGLIGESAPMRGLRDQISLAASASANVLIMGERGTGKELVAAAIHRGSKRNKGPFEKLNCAAVPSELIESELFGHEAGAFTGATKQRRGKFERATKGTLFLDEVGDMPSPMQAKLLRVLQEGEIERVGGGDLLKVDVRVVAATNKPLKKEIEEGRFRADLFDRLNVVPLRVPSLRERIEDVPMLAGHFLRIACAANDRRGKSFSEGALAQLGRHDFPGNVRELRNLVERLVILVPGDVIHESDVRAHVGQGGASTGGGYYRPGAHLEDMVKEAERDLVLRALEHHQGHITRTAADLGLERSHLYKKMKALGIRRDATGEVDE
- a CDS encoding alcohol dehydrogenase → MAKMRAVQVSRRGGPLEQVEREVPQPRAGEARIAVRACGVCHSDAAVVEGALPGLEYPRVPGHEVAGVIDALGPGVTAWKLGDYVGVGWNGGYDGTCDACRRGRFFGCVATKITGASFDGGYAEHMIAPVSALVRLPSELSPIDAAPLMCAGVTTFNALRNSGARPGDLVAIHGIGGLGHLGVQFAARMGFRTVAIARGSDKEPLAKQLGATRYIDSQAVDPVEELTKLGGATAILATVTSGKAMSAILGGLGPAGRLIVIGATPDPIEGNAYALISGARSIQGAYSGTSIDSQDTAAFSLLTGVRSMNEIFPFSEAPQAYARMMSGKARFRVVLTMNG
- a CDS encoding MopE-related protein; translation: MHHLALLALVLSGCALSHERPACPGGAEPVTSFEDRDGDGHGDPSRAHVGCVPAPGTVATALDCDDTDTTRYPGAPEICGTGVLEDCEGDGADCRLRGALDERDADAVLLGERALDVAGAAVVALDADRDGTLDLAIGAPYRAVGETRAAGSVYVALGPFAGERSLSTAEARVDGTRVHGHLGAALARADLDADGAADLVVGEASAGTTSRVLFAPGPYEGVRDADTLSGYLLPQNAQVQLAAGELGGSAALDLAIGALTLGAGARPTAGGVVVFEGPLTTDAFPAATLGGSGGELPGGQLATLGDVDGDGRDDLAMGVYREVVDAIGAREYEPRVDVMVGDWARTVRATLTLPRVLDAHPFAVAGGDLDGDGEIDLAIGLPFDTYLLGVPGLNPGRVLVFRGPLRGALRVEDASAVLIGSEDDERAGIALAVIGDLDADGRDELAIGSMAPRRDGTGEPLRAARVYVVYGGDIGGELALEESELWIEGAIAPWRVGDLNGDGLDDVVVSDAWSDAGRVMVIHATGI